A single Cryptococcus neoformans var. grubii H99 chromosome 7, complete sequence DNA region contains:
- a CDS encoding endoplasmic reticulum protein, which translates to MEVNREEALRALAIAQKHRSASNLPSALKFARKSVALFSTPEGEAMITIIEREIESGGSASGSGASSETSTANGNTPSAKGKASGIEEHVTSAHSRHGAKTEADDGKSKKREYTTKQLEVVKRVKACKHHQYYEILSVEKTCTENDVKKAYKKLALALHPDKNGAPGADEAFKMVSKAFQILSDSNLRAAYDSNPDYDPTQRNAGMPSRSGGMGGMGGMHPGFGGAYQQEINPEDLFNMFFGGGGGGFGNSPFGGANVFTFGGPGGFRTYQAGPRRPRQAADGDGNALTALLPILLVLVFSIITILPSILSTAGTPDPSYSFEPSTRLETGRESFNWKVPYFVNKQEWEKSEIWKSVPEARRGTGSEALYSSKVRQFEKGVEGHYVRRLQNECAMFNDRRGKLIADNSGFFGFGANAEKIAELRKMKNPACEQLRSWGVGQGQVW; encoded by the exons CTCAAATTTGCCCGCAAAAGCGTTGCTTTATTTTCGACCCCGGAAGGAGAGGCAATGATTACTATCATCGAGCGAGAGATCGAGTCGGGCGGGTCAGCTTCGGGATCTGGAGCTTCTAGTGAGACATCGACGGCCAATGGTAATACACCGTCTGCCAAGGGAAAGGCGAGCGGTATCGAGGAGCATGTCACTTCAGCCCACTCAAGACACGGGGCAAAGACCGAAGCGGATGATGGAAAGTCCAAGAAGAGGGAATACACTACCAAGCAACTGGAAGTGGTGAAGAGAGTCAAAGCGTGCAAACATCATCAGTATTATGAAATTTTATCTG TGGAGAAAACTTGTACCGAAAACGATGTAAAGAAGGCTTATAAGAAG CTTGCACTGGCTCTGCATCCCGATAAAAA CGGTGCTCCTGGTGCGGATGAAGCTTTCAAGA TGGTATCCAAGGCCTTTCAAATCTTATCCGACTCCAACCTCAGAGCTGCGTACGATTCCAATCCTGATTACGATCCAACCCAACGAAATGCCGGTATGCCTAGTCGGAGTGGTGGAATGGGAGGCATGGGTGGTATGCACCCAGGATTTGGAGGGGCTTATCAACAGGAGATCAATCCAGAAGATTTGTTTAACATGTTCtttggtggaggtggaggcggaTTTGGAAACTCTCCATTTGGCGGGGCGAATG TATTTACATTTGGCGGACCTGGTGGTTTCCGGACATACCAAGCTGGACCGCGTCGCCCTCGACAAGCAGCAGACGGCGACGGCAACGCTTTAACTGCCCTTTTAcctatcctcctcgtcctcgtcttctctaTCATCACCATTCtcccctccatcctctctacGGCCGGTACACCTGATCCATCATATTCATTTGAACCATCTACAAGACTGGAGACCGGACGAGAATCGTTTAACTGGAAGGTGCCGTATTTTGTTAATAAGCaggaatgggagaagagtgaGATTTGGAAGAGCGTGCCTGaagcgaggagaggaacTGGTTCAGAGGCTTTATATAGCTCAAAAGTTAGGCAGTTTGAGAAAGGTGTAGAGGGGCATTATGTTAGAAGACTTCAAAACGAG TGTGCAATGTTCAACGATCGAAGAGGAAAGCTCATCGCTGATAATTCCGGCTTCTTCGGCTTCGGCGCAAATGCGGAAAAGATTGCTGAATtaagaaagatgaagaatccTGCGTGTGAGCAACTGCGGTCTTGGGGTGTTGGGCAAGGTCAGGTGTGGTAA